Proteins found in one Zea mays cultivar B73 chromosome 1, Zm-B73-REFERENCE-NAM-5.0, whole genome shotgun sequence genomic segment:
- the LOC100282259 gene encoding calmodulin-like protein 41 yields MAKRPSSKRSFRLPFMCGQSDVASPRGAAVKRPSSSSSSSLGRGSRSGSSSASSSSSRHGELQRIFQHFDRDNDGKISGAELRAFFVSMGDDMPPSYGDGGYMLDFAGFVALMEREGGQEEDLRRAFDVFNAVESAGRITARGLQRVLAQLGDKRSVADCEAMIRAYDVDGDGGLDFHEFQRMMS; encoded by the coding sequence ATGGCGAAGCGGCCGTCGAGCAAACGGAGCTTCAGGCTGCCGTTCATGTGCGGGCAGTCGGACGTGGCCAGCCCGAGGGGCGCGGCTGTCAAgcggccgtcgtcgtcgtcgtcctcgtcactCGGCAGGGGGTCCAGGTCCGGGTCTAGCTCCGCCTCCAGCTCCAGCAGCAGGCACGGCGAGCTGCAGCGGATCTTCCAGCACTTCGACCGGGACAACGACGGCAAGATCTCCGGCGCCGAGCTGCGCGCCTTCTTCGTGTCCATGGGCGACGACATGCCGCCGTCGTACGGCGACGGTGGCTACATGCTGGACTTCGCCGGCTTCGTGGCGCTGATGGAGAGGGAGGGCGGCCAGGAGGAGGACCTGCGCAGGGCGTTCGACGTGTTCAACGCCGTGGAGTCCGCGGGCAGGATCACGGCCAGGGGCCTGCAGAGGGTGCTCGCCCAGCTCGGGGACAAGCGTTCCGTCGCCGACTGCGAGGCCATGATTCGGGCCTACGACGTCGACGGCGACGGTGGCCTCGACTTCCACGAGTTCCAGAGGATGATGAGCTAA